A single genomic interval of Spinacia oleracea cultivar Varoflay chromosome 6, BTI_SOV_V1, whole genome shotgun sequence harbors:
- the LOC110781899 gene encoding protein STRICTOSIDINE SYNTHASE-LIKE 10 — MQHRIICLVLLYYILFISTHILFVHANFPFFGYGVQSRTRQYHRLPLGLDAFGPEAIAFDCNDEGPYVGVSDGRILKWEGTSWNLFAVTSSNRSNTCDGTNSTPVEQKCGRPLGLKFNMKTCELYIVDSSYGLVKVGRDGGVATSLATGVQGIPFMFLNDLDIDSESGAIYFTDTSSTYHRWEYLESIATFEQSGRLIKYDMNTKALTVLLRDLYFANGVALSKNKDFILVAETSAFRVIRYWLNGPKLGTSEVFLKVDGLPDNINTNSKGDFWIAKVPTKPIKVDEYGNILETLDTFHITDSSDVFEFQGNLWIGAVDQPYVIYTT, encoded by the exons ATGCAACATCGTATAATTTGTTTGGTACTCTTATACTACATACTTTTTATTTCAACACATATCTTATTTGTTCATGCAAACTTTCCCTTTTTTGGATACGGGGTACAATCTCGTACGAGACAATATCATCGTCTTCCTCTAGGACTCGATGCATTTGGGCCTGAGGCTATAGCATTCGATTGCAACGATGAGGGTCCATACGTAGGGGTGTCCGATGGCCGGATACTCAAGTGGGAAGGAACTAGTTGGAATCTTTTTGCTGTAACCAGTTCCAATAG GTCAAATACGTGTGATGGGACAAACAGTACACCGGTTGAACAAAAGTGTGGCAGACCATTAGGTCTAAAGTTCAATATGAAAACATGTGAACTGTACATTGTCGATTCTAGTTATGGTTTGGTGAAGGTAGGCCGTGATGGCGGTGTAGCCACTTCCCTTGCCACCGGTGTCCAAGGAATTCCGTTTATGTTTCTAAATGACCTTGACATCGACTCTGAAAGTGGAGCTATTTATTTTACAGATACAAGTTCTACTTACCATAGATG GGAATATCTTGAGTCAATAGCTACATTTGAACAGAGTGGAAGATTGATAAAATACGATATGAATACAAAAGCCTTGACAGTTCTTCTTAGAGATCTGTATTTTGCAAATGGGGTTGCGTTAAGCAAGAACAAGGATTTTATTCTAGTAGCTGAAACAAGTGCTTTTCGAGTAATCAGGTATTGGCTCAATGGTCCTAAACTTGGAACTTCAGAGGTCTTTCTCAAAGTTGACGGACTACCAGATAATATTAATACAAATTCTAAAGGTGATTTTTGGATTGCAAAAGTTCCAACTAAACCAATTAAAGTTGATGAATATGGAAATATATTAGAAACTTTGGATACATTTCACATAACAGATTCAAGTGATGTCTTTGAATTCCAAGGTAATTTATGGATAGGGGCTGTTGATCAACCTTATGTTATTTACACCACATGA